One window of Chloroflexota bacterium genomic DNA carries:
- a CDS encoding PAS domain S-box protein, giving the protein MVLNHRHEIIFTNAAMTALLQNAPQPVNSKSAERVLANFKPFYEILQKPCPAHEEISFSHQGKLCRYEVTYAALYNIKKAPRGYFVILRDITEASNLRSEQSENEHRYQALFQHSNDGVFILDLDGKHILVNQRATDMLGFPVEELVGKHIAEMVAPHEITEAMERYHAIVAGKTLPVYERTFRKKDGAFLSTEINATLVLDNDGQPKHIQSIVRDITERKRSEAYLIDSEKRYRNLVEDMPALICRFYPDGTLIFVNQAYCVAFAKTSAELLGFNFFEFIPPEEIQQAKAHLASLNPATPVKTYEHKIISPNGEIQWQQWTDRAFFNHRGEIIEYQSIGLDISHRKKTEQRLREAQNAAEAANQAKSTFLAHMSHELRTPLNAILGYNELLAQEPDLTHQQADIIQIINRSGEHLLALVNDILDFSKIEAGSIELHNETFNLPELLANLAEMFRLPIEEKNIALGFELPDDLPQFVLADRRKLRQILINLMSNAVKFTTKGNITLIVHCQPAPGPLDEDTLELKFALQDTGSGIPEDQLENIFNPFFQNTSENADIGGVGLGLPISREYARMMGGKLTVSSEVGTGSIFRFTILAKGNIHPGKLATKNRPGKQRTRLADNQPLYRILVVEDIESNRNLLTRILEPLGFDLQEAHNGLQAVEIVKNWLPDLIFMDIRMPEIDGLQAIREIKKLPNREKIKFVALTASSFEEDRSKILAAGYDGFIPKPFRRQQIIDALEQHLGAKFIFQNTRSTRNKTLRKDPAFPALHAIPPLQQAMKDSALDALIHALVHDLKNPLSIIMGCADMLSDDREQLSADTIERITQEILNSSLKLNTMLDTIADSLHQPNLEEE; this is encoded by the coding sequence ATGGTGCTTAATCATCGCCACGAGATTATATTCACCAACGCGGCGATGACGGCTTTGCTACAAAATGCACCCCAGCCTGTAAACAGCAAATCGGCGGAAAGAGTACTCGCCAATTTCAAACCCTTTTATGAAATACTACAAAAACCTTGCCCGGCACATGAGGAAATAAGTTTTTCGCATCAGGGCAAGCTATGCCGTTATGAAGTCACCTATGCGGCGCTTTACAACATAAAAAAAGCGCCACGGGGTTATTTCGTTATTCTGCGCGACATCACCGAAGCCAGCAATTTACGCAGTGAACAGAGCGAAAACGAACATCGCTACCAGGCGCTTTTCCAACATTCCAATGATGGGGTCTTTATTCTAGACCTGGATGGCAAGCATATCCTGGTGAACCAGCGAGCCACGGATATGTTAGGTTTTCCCGTGGAGGAACTCGTCGGAAAGCATATTGCCGAAATGGTAGCTCCACATGAAATTACAGAAGCGATGGAGCGCTATCATGCCATCGTGGCGGGAAAAACGCTCCCTGTTTATGAACGTACATTCCGAAAAAAAGATGGCGCTTTTTTATCGACAGAAATCAATGCCACTCTCGTTCTGGATAATGACGGACAGCCAAAACATATCCAAAGCATTGTACGCGATATCACTGAGCGAAAACGATCCGAAGCGTATCTAATCGACAGTGAAAAACGCTACCGGAATCTGGTTGAAGATATGCCAGCTTTGATATGCCGTTTTTATCCAGATGGCACGCTTATTTTTGTCAATCAGGCCTACTGTGTAGCCTTCGCGAAAACATCAGCAGAGTTGCTTGGTTTTAATTTTTTCGAATTCATTCCGCCTGAAGAAATTCAACAAGCCAAAGCACACCTTGCATCGCTCAACCCTGCCACCCCGGTGAAGACATACGAACACAAAATCATTTCGCCCAATGGGGAAATCCAGTGGCAGCAATGGACAGATCGAGCTTTCTTTAATCATCGCGGCGAAATAATCGAATACCAGTCGATAGGGCTAGATATTAGTCACCGAAAAAAAACAGAACAACGGTTACGCGAGGCACAAAATGCTGCCGAAGCTGCCAATCAGGCGAAAAGCACCTTCCTTGCCCATATGAGCCACGAACTACGCACACCGCTCAACGCCATTTTGGGCTACAACGAGTTACTCGCGCAAGAACCCGATTTAACGCATCAGCAAGCCGATATTATTCAAATCATTAACCGCAGCGGTGAACACTTGCTGGCATTGGTTAACGATATTCTGGATTTCTCCAAAATCGAGGCCGGGAGTATTGAATTACACAATGAAACTTTTAATCTGCCGGAATTGCTGGCTAATCTGGCAGAGATGTTCCGCCTACCCATTGAAGAAAAAAATATAGCATTGGGCTTTGAGTTGCCCGATGATCTGCCACAATTCGTTCTCGCCGATCGGCGAAAATTGCGCCAAATTTTGATAAATTTAATGAGCAACGCGGTCAAATTCACCACCAAAGGCAATATCACCCTCATCGTCCACTGCCAGCCCGCCCCAGGCCCGCTGGATGAAGATACGCTCGAACTGAAATTCGCCCTGCAGGATACAGGCAGCGGAATCCCGGAAGATCAGCTCGAAAATATTTTCAATCCCTTTTTTCAAAACACTTCCGAGAACGCAGATATTGGCGGCGTAGGTTTGGGCTTACCGATCAGCCGGGAATATGCCCGCATGATGGGCGGAAAACTCACCGTCAGCAGCGAAGTGGGCACTGGTTCGATTTTCCGCTTCACAATTTTGGCGAAGGGCAATATCCACCCTGGCAAGCTCGCCACTAAAAACCGCCCAGGTAAACAACGCACAAGATTAGCCGACAACCAGCCACTCTATCGAATATTGGTTGTTGAAGATATTGAATCCAATCGCAATTTACTCACACGTATTCTGGAACCACTGGGTTTCGATCTGCAAGAAGCCCATAACGGTTTACAAGCGGTTGAAATTGTAAAAAACTGGCTGCCTGATCTTATCTTCATGGATATTCGTATGCCGGAAATAGACGGTTTGCAAGCGATTCGCGAGATCAAAAAGTTGCCAAATCGTGAGAAGATCAAATTTGTCGCCCTGACTGCCAGCAGTTTCGAAGAAGATCGCAGCAAGATTTTGGCGGCGGGCTACGATGGATTCATTCCAAAGCCTTTCCGGCGCCAGCAAATTATTGATGCTTTGGAGCAGCATTTAGGCGCAAAATTCATTTTTCAAAACACACGCTCAACCAGAAATAAAACGCTCCGTAAGGATCCTGCCTTTCCTGCACTACATGCTATTCCCCCGCTGCAACAAGCGATGAAAGATTCAGCCCTCGATGCGCTGATTCACGCGCTGGTTCACGATCTAAAGAATCCACTCAGCATCATCATGGGGTGTGCAGATATGCTTTCAGACGATCGAGAGCAATTATCGGCGGATACAATTGAACGCATCACCCAGGAGATTCTCAATAGCAGCCTGAAGCTTAATACGATGCTGGATACGATTGCAGATTCGTTGCATCAACCCAACCTCGAAGAAGAATAG